In the Sorghum bicolor cultivar BTx623 chromosome 4, Sorghum_bicolor_NCBIv3, whole genome shotgun sequence genome, TCAATAGGTGCTGCACCCAAGGTAAAAGGATAGTCATTGCATAGTTGTATTATAgatgtttgtttttataaatGTCACCACACCTAAGAATTATTTCTGTCTTCACCACTGCTCCACCTTAGCATTTAGCCGATTTATAGCTTAATATTATACTTCCTCCATACCTAAAATAGTAGACGTTCTAGTCTCCCGTGGAGATTTCGCAAAACTTGTCGTTGTGCACTCACAGCTGCTCACGCAGACGAATATACCCCTGGCGCTCGCGTCCGTTCAGCTGCGCGTTCTTGGCTCTCATGCGCGCGTAAAGGACGCTGCCGCTGCTCAAGAGGAGTTGAACCAATGACCACTGACTTCTAAGTCATAGAGGCTTCACCAATCAAGCTACACCAATTTGTTGTAAAAGAAACACTTGAAGCGCTATTTAATAGAAACAAAACAGAAAAAATTAACCTTTAATTAATTGTTCTTTAGTTATCACAATCGTATCCTAAACGTCACCTAATTCAGATACAGATACGAAAGGAGTACTTGTTCTAACACTAGCACGGTTTCGCACACCAACCAAACACGCCTCGACCAATCCCTAGCACCCTCCATGAGCCCTAACCAAAGCCCTTCGGAATTCAACAGAGGAGAACGAGACTCCGGTTCTGACAGTCCCAAAACCATGTGGATTCCTTCTAATATTTTACCATTCAAAAATTAGAATAAACATTCCATACTAAATATCTCTTAGTATCTCATGTGCTATGATatagtggtagtgttttattacaaCTTAAAGATACTAAGAGAACGAGACTCCCACTAGTACAGATCTGTAAAAAGATGACGGGTGCTTCAGAGACGGCTTGTACGACCCGTCACAGAAAAACGTTTTGCGACGGTTAAAATAAGTATACCGTCGCTGATTTAGTCGTCCATAGTATATCCGTCTGTGATGACTAATTATTTAAGACAGTCGATATCTAGATCCGTCTTATATAATTCAGAGAAACCCGAGAATCTATTTCCTCATTCCTGATGTCACAAGTGGTGAAATCGGCTGCAAACTATTGTGAAGATCATTCATAAAGTATTTGTGGGAACCCTAGCTAGAACTAGAACTCTTATCATTTGATTTTGCTAGGGCTAGATACTTGCGTGTGCTTGTCTAATTCTGCACCTTTTTCGTTTACTTTTGTTTAAACCACTAATGTGTGACTTACATCCACTAATTTGAGACGTCGGTTCAGAAAATGCGTCTTTATGGTTTTGGCACATTTTTTCTGAGACGGGTTGCTAGTAACCACCAGAGACGGTTGTGTAGCCGTCTGTAATATATGTATAACTGAGACGGGGGTACACCCGTTGCATTTATAGAAAAATTGAGACGGTTTATAATCGTACCCTGTCGATGGCTGTTTCATTATTGAGACGGTCGCTAGTTTAGCCAGTCGTCTGTGACCCTCATTACCAGAGACGGTTGTAAAGACATCTGTGTTATATTTACAACTGAGACGGGGTACACCCGTCGCCATTCTACAGGTCCTGAGACGGTTTATAATTGATACCTGTCGCTGGCTCTTCGTTACTGAGACGGTTGGTAGCCGTCTGTAGCCTAAATTATCACAGACGGGTGTTCGTAAAACTTGTCTCTTATAACAAATAATCTGAGACGGTTGTTTACCCGTCACTAGGTCTGGCACATCAGAGACGCAAATTTTCAGACGCGTGGCCTATCCGTCTCTAAGAGGCGTTGACAACCGTCTGAAAAGTATTTTTCTGCAGTAGTGTCCGGTTCTGACAGTCCCAAAACCATGTGGTTTTCTTCTAATATTTTACCATTAAAAAATTAGTATAAATATTCCATACTAAATATCTCTTAGTGAGTATCTCATATGCTATGATatagtggtagtgttttattacaaCTTAAAAGATACTATCTTTTTTTGTAGCGAGTATCCCGTAACTGCGTTTTGTATTGATGACACCTAGCATAACATTGGCAGCAAACACGACTAGATTATCGAagcaaacacacacacacacatgcacaCGACTAGATTATCGAAGCAAGCGCGCGCGTGCGcgggcgcgcacacacacaacgGTACACACCACGAACGCAAGCTATCAATTCAAGGGCGCGCTCGTCGGCCCCGGCAACGTCTGCCCAGCCGGCCACTTGATCGGCGGCGGGTACGCGAGCCCCCCGCGGTAGAGCAGCTCGGCCATCTCCGCGTACGCGTGCTGCGTCGGGTGGACGCCGTCCCAGCTCACGTACCGGTCCCGGTCCCGGTCCGCGCACACGGCCGTCCCGGGCGCCCCGCAGAACCTGCTCTCGTCGAAGCCGTAGTACGCggcgcccgcggcggcgccgcAGCACGCCGTGCGCGTCCTCGCCGGGTCGaacccgcgcgcgcgcgcctcgCGGAGCACCCTGGCGTACGCCGCGAAGTAGTCCGCGTACGCGACCACGGCGCGCGGGTGCGCCCGCTGCAGAGccgccacggcgccccgcagCCGCGCGTTGTACAGCTCCGCGAACGCGTTGAGGACGCCCAGGCAGCCGTCCCCGTCGTACGCGGCCGGCTCCGTCACGTTCGCCCCCGCGAGGTACACCGGCACGCACCCGATCGGGAAGTTGCCGGCGATCACCACCCGGACcgcgcccatctccagcaactcCTGATGAGGTCGATCATCACTCATCAGGTGCATTTTGGGACACGAGAATTAAATTGGTGAAAATTGTTCCAAAGTTTGGAACTTAATTAACAGAAGCAAGTTTAATTAGTTTTGTCATATGGATGATGGAATTGAGATCGATGCGCACGTACCTCTGCTGCGTTCGAAATGGATTGCACGACTGGAGGCACAAGCGCCCCGGCCTGTGCTAGAGTTTCCACTATACGAGTGACGTTGCCGAGGCCATATCCGGCGCCGTCGGATGGCCGGGTCTGTTGCTGTTGGAAGGCGTAGTTGAAGTCGTTGCCACCGATCTCCAGCATCACCAGTGAGCTCGCTAGCTTCCTTCGGATCTCATCTATATGCACGCATGCATGGATCGTATCACAGGAATATTGAGGGATGTGACGACGCATGCAAACCGTTACTACAAACTGTCAATATATATAAAGGGCTGATCAATGACGTGCCTTGACTAGAGTTCGTGGCGGAggccatgaagtccttgaaccaCGCGAGCTGGACGTCGAGGGAGCTGTTGGTGAGGGCGTTGGTGACCCCTCTCTCGGCGAGCGTCGCCGTGTCGAGGGCGGTGGCTCCGGCGACCGCGAAGTTGACGCCGTGCGTGAAGTCCGCCGCCTTGTCGAGGTACgggttgaggaggggaagcccaAGATATTTCgctgcacatatatatatatatatatacgtacgAACTAATTAAAATTATCACAGTATCATGCAGATGGCGAGATCTACACGGAATTAATTAAAATCACGTCAAAATACCCAACCGAAccgggcggcgcggcggcgtacCGAGGAAATCGATCATGAGGTATCCGTTGGAGCAGCGGCCGGTCGGGCCGTGCAACAAGTCCAAGTCGATGCCGTAGGGAAGCTTGCCGATGTAGCGCAGCACGCCGGTGGCGCCTTCCCGGATGAGATTGCCCGTGTCCGTTATCGAGTCCCCGAAGTTGTAGATGGCCGTGATGCCGTCCACCGtcgtcggcgccgccgccgctccagggcaacaggaggaggaggaggaggagcacgcTACAAGGAGGAACGCCACCACGAGCACGCGTCCCAGGTGAAGACGAGCCATGGCCACCCTACTTCGATTCGTCGATCGCTCATACGCAACCTGCAGGTGACTTAAGTAGCCAGAACCGGCCCGGACGCTAACGTAAGCTATTGTTTAATTCGTCGCCGAGAATTTGGGCGAGAACTTTATTGCCATTCCTCAAGCTTAACATCTCGCGCAAAATCCCGTTTACGTACGTACCTTTGGTTTCCTTTTTTCCCCCCCGAATTCCCGAAATCAGGAGGTACTCCATTCGAGGTGGTCAAGTTACCAAGAATGGCAAGAGTCCGGCCATTGTTGTTTCATCATCGTTTGGTTGCGCCGGAGCCCGGATCAGTCGTTCGAAGAGTGCGACGGTAATGCATGCGAGATGCACTGCACGCTATTAGCTTGCTCGTCTGGATCGTCTGCATTTTTGCGATGCACTGCACGCTTGAAATGCGATCGACTCCATGGACGTATCATTAATTCCTTGATTGCCGGCCGCGTCGAGTCGCGTCAACCTTGGGATACTCGGGTTGTCGATATGCTGGGACGGGAGTTGGCGAGTGGAACACCGCCACCCTCGTGGCGCATGCAGGCGGCGACACACCGCGGCTGGTGCGCCGGCCGGGCCTCGTAGCGGTGGCGCCGTGTGGCGGCCGGTGGCGGTGGGGAGAGACCGGAGAATGATCAAGAGTGCTCAATGCTCGCGCTACGGCACACCAACGAGCGGCGAGGGGCTCAAGTTGTGTGTGTGAAACGCGCGGGTGTTGCAAGGGCCAAAGCTACTTTGGACATGCCGGCCTCGCCCCTAGCTCGGTGTAACAGGAAGTCGAGCACGGACGAAGCCTGTAGACCGTAGTAGGTGTCGTCCATCCTTGGCCAGTAAAATTATCCTTCGAACGACGCACGCTGCGTGTTCCTTTGCGTCTTATATCTTTCACTTGTACTCATATATATACTGCCTCTCCCTCCCTAAATATCCGTCGTTTTTCCTTCTCAAAAAACAACTtcgactaaatatatattaaaaaataataatatttataatacacatATTACTGATAGatatttgaatctagttttttaatatatttatttagagacaaaaatgttgcatgtattttctataaaatcgAGTTAAAGTTATCGTCATGCAAATCTCGGCCGACAAACATTTAGGTACAGAGGGAGTACTCTacatgtttgatttttttttgcaagacCCAGTTACAGCTCACATACTCGAGCTCACACTCACGGACGCACCCCCTATGAACGCACGCACACACACCCTACCCCTATGAGCATCTTTGAAAAACCGAGTTGGACAAGCAAATCTCAAGATTGACGAAGTCATCATAGACGTCTTACTGTCGACGGGCACGTCGCCTACCACTAAAAGTATATCACCGTTAAATCATAGAATAATGTTTAGTCACATGTAGTTTTGTTATTGTTTGGTTATAGAAAAATATTCTTTATTTCTTGTGAGTAGTCTTTTTCATTCTAATAGTTGTTTCGTGTGAGTTGTTTCAAAACAAGCACCTGAAATATAGCACATCCCTGTGCCTTTTCATTTGACGTCAGGTATGGTGTTGCCTGTTGCTAAAAAAAACTATGGTGCTGCCAGCcttatactccctctgtctcttTATAAGTTACGTCTAACACTTTTTTATGTTtaactaaaattatagaaaatattaataatatttgTCCCCAAATAAgtgtattataaaaatatatttaatgattaatatcacaccataaatattagttTCTTCGCTACTGTGTCTGAACACATATTTCATTAAGTGAAAGTAGAAAACATTACAAGACGGGCAACAGTAACCGAAGCACCTGCTCAAGACAACTAAAGAATTTTGCAACCGCAAGTGCCTAAATGCTGCCTACATGTCTTCAAGCAGAGCCCATCGATTAGGATGACTTACTCCAGGTTCGCTCTTGCCGGGACAACGCACAGATAGCCTCACGCTTGGACGCCGACAAAGGAGCCTCGAATATGGCCATGTACTCATAAAACACATTGGCAATAGTTGGCGTCTACTAAGAAGATTGAGGTGCAATCCCCGCTTTGCCATCATGACATTCTGTGTCTGCACCGTCAGTTTGGACACCCTGAATTTGCCTTTTACTACAAGCCTTCATCTCCTCCGCGGAGACATAAGTTGCCCAGAGGGccggtgcttcttggcgtcacGCAGCCGCGACATTTTAGAGAGGATGAAGGTACGCACACCctatcataaatattagtacTCTCTTGTATAATATGGTAAAAAAACAGTTAAGTACATTTGACTACTCGATACGTCATAAGTCATAATAACGATATCTAAAAAGGGATAGAGTGTGTAGATCGTATCGTCTTATTGGCTAACGAAAAATTGCCCTACAACAATATATCGTTGAAACGAGATTCATCACTCCTGTAAAGGAAACACCAGAAATTGCAGAGTGCTTTCTCAATAGTAAAACACATATATACACGTATAGTAAAACACATATATACACGTATGGCGCAAGCCCAGGTCAGGGGTGGAGTAGAACACTAATAATAAGTTCTTATATATAGGGGGCCAGCCCCTGTTGTTTCATCAGAAAAAGAAAGTAAAACCCAAACTTCAGAACACCAACTAGCTATCCAGACACTAATGAGTAACAAAGGACGCTTGTCGATCTTCAACTTCAAGTACGCGGGAATTCCACCGGCGCTGGTGACGCGAAGCCCTTGTGGTAGAGCAAGTCGCTCATGACGCTGTTGGCGCGCTGCGTCAGGTGCACCCCGTCCCAGCTAATGCGCTCGTCGGGCCTCGCGCACACGGACGCGCCTGGCGCGCCGCACATCCGGTCCATGTCGAAGTTGtaggcgccgccgccaccgccgcagcACGCCGTGGTCCGCGCCCCCTCGTCGAACCCCGTCTTGCCGGCGTCCCTCAGCATCCTCACGTACGCGTAGAAGTAGTCGGCGTAGGAGATGGTCGCGGACGGGTAGGACCGGCGCAGCTCCCGGATGCCCTGCTGCAGCAGCACGTTGTGCATCTGGGCGAACAGGTTCAGCGCCGCCAGGCAGCCGTTGGCGTCGTACGCTGCCAGCTCCGTCTCGTTCACCGCCGCCATGTAGCTCGGCACGCACCCGAGCGGGAAGTTGCCCGGCCGGGATCACCACCCGCGTCGCGCCCATGTCGAGGGGAGCTCCCTGGCCGCGCTCGTGACGGAACGCACTACGTCCGGGACGAGCGCCATCGCCTCTGCCACGCCGGTCGCCATGCGGCCCAAGTTGTACAAGTTGCGCGCGCCGCCGGCTGCCGGCTTGTTCGCCGAGAAGGCGTAGTTGTAGTCGTTCCCGCCGATCTCCCCCACCATGATTAGGGAATGAGCCAGCTTCTCGCGGATCTCCTCCGGGGACTGTGTGTTGGCgctcatgaagtccttgaaccgCTGCAGCTGGACGCCCAGAGAGCTGTTGGTGTGAgggacggcgacccctctcctgGCGAGCGCCGCCGCGTCGAGCGCCGTGGCACCGGCCACGGCGAAGTTGACGCCGTGCGAGAAGTCGGCGCCCTCGTCGAGGTACGGGTTCAGCAGCGGCAAGCCGAGATCCTTCGCGAGGTAGTCTATCATGAGGTACCCGTCGGAGCATCGGCCGGTGGCGCCGCCGATGGCGGACCCGTAGGGAAGGCCCATGGTGTGCTGCAGCATGCCCGTGGCGCCTTCGCGGAGCAGGTTCCCGGTGTCCGACAGGGAGTCGCCGAAGTTGTAGATGGCAGTGATGCCATCCACCACCGCCTTCTCTTTCACCGTCGGCGACTTCGCTGTCTGTTCCGGCGCCGGCCTTGCTGCATGGCACGGGCAGACGACGAGCAGCATCGCCACTAAAGCGGCGAGCAGGATGCGAGCCATGATCGCCATGTCAGTATGTCACGTACAGCAAGTGCGCGCGGTGTTCGTTTTGGAGCCCTGCAGGCGCCTTTTATGAGCGCGCCGTGGGCCCCGATTTGCTCGCCGGGTTCGGACCAGGAAACGCGAGAGCATGTTCGAGCCGGAGAGAGCTGACGCGCATGTCCGAGTCCGAGCAAATTGACTCGGAGTCGCCACGTCACCACGCCTTTCTCGCACGAATCTCCAGGCGACCGGGGGTGAGGGGGTCTGGAGAAAGCCGCGTGTCCTTGCACGGATCTTGAGGCAGGGTGGGGGAAGGGTTAAAGCCGAGGCCGAAGGGTTTGCTCGTCTTCCTCTCTCCCCCTTCTCCCGCGGCGGCGCGTGCGAGACCCATCCGCCGCCACGCCATGGCCAAGTTCAACGTGGTGCAGAAGAACAGGCGCCAGTGGAAGCAGGACCGCAAGCGCGCCGCGCATGGGGAGCCCGGCACCGGCAAGCTCAAGCAGCGTACCGCGCCCGTCTCCATGTCCGGCAAGCGGAAGCGCAAGCTCGAGCGCCGCCTCAACCGGGTAAGTCTGGTGTCTTTTCTTAGCTGGGAGGTCTTCCGTGCGATGGTTGGGCCTCTCTAATGTCTTTTTGGTGGGTTATGCAGGAGCAGAAAGAGGCTGCGATGATTAAGGCGCTGGAGAACATGGGGGATGTCGACATGGTCTCTGCTGAAGGTGAGATTCTAGGGCCGATTGCTTGGTTCGATTCAGTTAGGTTGGTTTTTGGAGAAATCGGTGTAGTGGCTATGTCAAAGGATTGACCTAGACTCGCTATTTGGACGGATAGTAATAATTGCAACAGTTAAAGATTGTGGTTAGTGTATTTGTATGATAATTGGTGGCTCTGTAAAGATTTGTAGCAACCCGTTTCTGTTGAAAGTTATTCTCGAGGGATAACTGAATGCGGTGAGCTCGTTCCATCATGTTTGTGTCTGTGCGTGTAAACTTGATCCTACGTTTGGTGAGCAAATTAGATATTCTCATATTCCTGGCTATTGCATCCTTGATCATGAAAACAAGTTGATTGTGCTGTTGACATTTTCCATTGCCTTAAGCTTGTTGATGCTTCATTTTGGCATTTGGAAACGAGTTGTGATTTCAGGTCATATGCAACTGTGATGCTTATCTTATAATTGGACACAGGGTTGTAGTTGCTTCACCAAGTCACCAATAACTCTGATGCCCTGCAATCTTTTCGAGACTGTTGTAACATAATACTGGTTTTACCAACAGCAGTACCTGATTTAATGTTAATATAATGTAGCACTGATTGCAGTGATGCAACACTAGTTAGTTGGAGTTGAGACTACAGGACTGATGGCAATATGAGGCACGGTTGATCATGGTGTTAGCCCTGCCTATTTATGTTAAGCTTGCCCTTCTAGTGGATACAAAGATAGGAAACACAGGTTCTGTTAAAAATAGTGTTTGAGACCAGGAAGTAAGGTGTTTTGGTGTATTGTGCTCAGAGTACTCCAGATTTTGCCCCTATAGGGAAAGTTGACATTCTTTGTGTTTGTAACTTATATTATTCACACTATAACAGAGTATCTATAAAAACATATTGTACCAAGGAAAGCTATTTCCTGTTTATTGTGATGAAATATATTTCAACCCAACAACTAGCCTATCCTTTCATAAACAGCTTCTGGTGCTGTGTTGTCTGTAGACAGGCTAATCAAATAAAGAGAAGCTAAATTATTGATCGCTAAGGACTAGTGGAAAATATGCCTATCCATGCTAATATATGTACTAGTACCTATTATAGTTTAAGTTTTATTGCTGAAACTTTTGAAGGCTTTGCAAACAAAGTTAAAACATATGAACATATGGTTGGACTATTTGGTCTTCTCCAAAAGAAGAGAAGGAGACGATGCATTGAGAGCTTCTTGATCTCAGGAAGCATGCTTGATTTTTATTATATCTATTTAAACTGGCAGAGCTATAAACATCAGAGACATACTTAATATGAACTATCGATGAAGAGCTGCCTATCAAATTTCTTAGTGAAACTATTTGTATGAGTTAATGTCTGCAATAAATTTTAGTCGGCATTTGTAGAAAGATAGTTCCATCCAGCTCTCATTTCAGGTATATTAGCTTGCTCACAATGTTTTCAAGTTCCCAACATTGTTTGATCAGGGATATGACCATGTGGTAATTTTTTACTTTCACAGAAAATGCAGCTGTTCTATACTACAGCTATTTGTGTCCTAGATTGTAACTTGGGTACCCCCATAGTCTTAGGTTGACCCACCTACCTAGGGAATTCCATTGATTTCTATTGTTTCTGCTGTACTGTTTCAGTGTGTTGTGATGTTATTTCCACCTGTATTTAGTTAAGAAACTTTTTTCCCTTTGGGCCTTGTGTTAACCTTCCTAAATATTCATCTGATGATTACTGCAACACCATTTCTtactttttgtatttttattattgACAGAGTCTTCAGAGGCTGCAAAGGGCAAGTCTCAAGTGAAGTTCAGTGTGAAGAAAAACTCAAGAATACAGATCAAGAGATTGAAGGGCAAAGGTACCCTGTTATTCAAATTGTAAATAGTAACACATCAATTTAAACATCATTTTCCTTCTTAGAAATGATTGGGTATTGCTTGAGGCATGTAATCATGGTGATTCACTCTGCAGGcaggaagaaagccaaaaatgcAAAACCACCTGCGAAGGAGAAAGTTGATGCCATGGTAGAATGACGGACAATACTGCATCACTGGAATTATGATATGAACCTTGTATGTTTTCTCAGAGCTTGCAGCAAGGGCTGCAGGGACTGACCTCAGGGAACACTGGAGCTTGAACTGCCTCTTGCATCTACTACTGCCTGAATGTTCATTAGAAGCTACTTAGGTCTGGTGTTAGTGTATCGAACTTCAAACATGAATGTACCTTTAATAGTGGAATATTCATGTTTTCATTCATGTTCATATTGCGTTCGTTGTGATTGTGCGGCTGTCGGCTTCTACAGTAAGCAACTATCGTAGCCCTATGTTCCTCCCTAGCATCGGACGGCAATTGTTGCATTCAGGCATAGCCGATCTGAAGTGATACATTTAAACATTCTTGTTCCTTGCTCAAGTGCGTCTGATCTATTTGGCCGAACTTATTAATAGAACACAGAGGGGTAGCTTCATGCGGTGCGAATTGATAATCGAAGCCATTTCATAGCATATGAATCAAGACTCATCAAATGAATCATGATGGAAGCTTGCTGGCTGTTGTGGTTCGCCGCATGTCAGTAGTCTGTTAACTGATAAGATTGCCAAGTGAAATCCTGTGTCTGTGTCAATTTTGGTCTGAATAATCTTGTGTAAAATGATTTTTCTTCTGTAATTCTAGCATCATTTAGCCGATAAGATTGTCTAGTAGTGAATTCAAAGCAAATCCCTGTGCTCTTACAGTCTTACAGCTGCATCCAAATTTGCCCACAAAACTACATATTCAGTTATGAAACAAGTAACTGCCATGCTCAGTATAATTGAGCACATTGCCTGACACAAGATTTTCTATTCATTGTTACTTCATTACATGACACACAAAAAAACATCATAGACATATCCAACATAGCTATAGATCACACCATTCCACTTGTATCTTCTACAATCTACAGCTGccgatctttcaaaaaaaataaaatctacAGCTGCCGTGCTCCTGCTTCAGCTCGCCGCGCGCTGCCTAAGCGTCGACCTTGAGGACGAGCCCGAGCTGCCGCATGAGGCTGGGATGGCCGTACTCCATGATGCCGAGACGCTGCAGGTCCCGCGGGTGGATGCTCTCGTCGGGCAGCGCCGCCCTCTCCATCTCCAACAGCTCCCGGCGAACCTTGGCCCTGTAGAGCAGACCTGCCAGGGAAACAGGCTTGGGCGCGGCACGCTGGACGGCTTGGACCTTCTTTGCCTCACCACTCTGGGCCACTTCTGATACCGCCACCGTCACTGGAGCCGGGACGCCGATACTCTCGCCGGAAACGCTCTCTGCTTGTGCGGTGCTCTGCGCCGTCCCTGATGCTGGCTCCGACGGTGGCTGCGCAGACGTGGCCATCATCTGATCGGAGTCGCTTTCGCTACCGGAGCCGCTGTCGGAGTCTGAATCGCCGCTGCTGCTTGAGCTCGGCACGTTGCCGGTTTCGATGATGGGGGACAAGCCACAGATGTCGATGTACTCCTCTTCCTCCTGCTCCAGAACGACCTCGCCTTTGCTCTCCTCGGCGAGCTTGTCGTCCT is a window encoding:
- the LOC8056496 gene encoding acetylajmalan esterase; amino-acid sequence: MARLHLGRVLVVAFLLVACSSSSSSCCPGAAAAPTTVDGITAIYNFGDSITDTGNLIREGATGVLRYIGKLPYGIDLDLLHGPTGRCSNGYLMIDFLAKYLGLPLLNPYLDKAADFTHGVNFAVAGATALDTATLAERGVTNALTNSSLDVQLAWFKDFMASATNSSQDEIRRKLASSLVMLEIGGNDFNYAFQQQQTRPSDGAGYGLGNVTRIVETLAQAGALVPPVVQSISNAAEELLEMGAVRVVIAGNFPIGCVPVYLAGANVTEPAAYDGDGCLGVLNAFAELYNARLRGAVAALQRAHPRAVVAYADYFAAYARVLREARARGFDPARTRTACCGAAAGAAYYGFDESRFCGAPGTAVCADRDRDRYVSWDGVHPTQHAYAEMAELLYRGGLAYPPPIKWPAGQTLPGPTSAPLN
- the LOC110434296 gene encoding uncharacterized protein LOC110434296, translating into MAKFNVVQKNRRQWKQDRKRAAHGEPGTGKLKQRTAPVSMSGKRKRKLERRLNREQKEAAMIKALENMGDVDMVSAEESSEAAKGKSQVKFSVKKNSRIQIKRLKGKGRKKAKNAKPPAKEKVDAMVE